The Desertibacillus haloalkaliphilus genome includes a window with the following:
- a CDS encoding putative bifunctional diguanylate cyclase/phosphodiesterase has product MVNKNNDDRIEQVDRSKVREEVQLQLEEIIKNSSDGIFIHDQGTILEVDQTFLTMTGYTEEEVVGRNFLDFITDEHQEKTKNDLLSLSDDSFEITGIKRDGTDIILRAKSSSFPYQGEDVAIVFVQNVTQSKQKEEKISYLAYHDELTGLPNRTLFNHRLNLAMTYAQLKNSSLAVMFCDCDGFKKINDTLGHKVGDLLLIEFSKRLKNCIGEHDALSRISGDEFTILLSDTGKERAKEVATKISHAFTEPFEMEGHTIYLTTSTGISLYPSDGESGESLMKNADTAMYQAKRKGKNGYMFYETEMSHKSFNHFTLENELRTAIEREDFFLCYQPQIYLKTGEIVGLEALIRWEHPELGLVSPADFIPIAEKSELILLIGEWVLKTACLQIRTWQEKGLRPLKLSINFSAKQFQQPDIINKINHVVTETKIDPQQLVIEVTELAALSDDEEVFSAFHTLLNMGIKVNIDDFGTGYCSFDYLKRFPISKLKIDKSFIRNIDRDKENQAITEAIINMSHGLGLRVIAEGIETAEEMDYLKKLGCDEGQGFYFSRPKRGGDIQEKLRYE; this is encoded by the coding sequence ATGGTTAACAAGAATAATGATGATAGGATCGAACAGGTGGATAGGAGTAAAGTCAGAGAAGAAGTGCAATTACAACTTGAAGAGATTATAAAAAATTCTTCAGACGGTATTTTTATCCATGATCAAGGGACGATACTAGAGGTGGATCAAACGTTTTTAACGATGACCGGTTATACTGAAGAAGAGGTAGTTGGCAGGAACTTCTTAGATTTTATCACGGATGAGCATCAAGAGAAGACAAAAAACGATTTATTATCATTATCAGACGATTCCTTTGAAATCACGGGGATTAAGAGGGATGGTACAGATATTATATTACGTGCGAAAAGTAGTTCATTTCCTTATCAAGGGGAAGATGTAGCCATTGTTTTCGTTCAAAATGTGACTCAAAGTAAACAAAAAGAGGAAAAAATATCCTATTTGGCATACCATGATGAACTAACCGGACTCCCGAACCGAACATTGTTTAACCACCGACTAAATTTGGCGATGACGTATGCGCAACTAAAAAACTCAAGCCTTGCGGTTATGTTTTGTGATTGTGATGGGTTTAAAAAGATAAATGATACGCTCGGTCATAAAGTGGGTGATTTGCTATTGATTGAGTTTTCGAAACGCTTAAAGAATTGTATTGGTGAACATGATGCGCTTAGTCGAATTAGTGGAGATGAATTTACGATTCTACTATCAGATACAGGAAAAGAACGTGCTAAAGAAGTTGCAACAAAAATAAGTCATGCGTTTACTGAGCCCTTTGAAATGGAAGGTCATACGATTTATTTAACGACAAGTACAGGAATCAGCTTATACCCTAGCGATGGTGAAAGTGGAGAATCATTAATGAAAAATGCCGATACGGCCATGTATCAAGCGAAACGTAAGGGGAAGAATGGCTATATGTTTTATGAAACAGAGATGAGTCATAAATCATTTAATCATTTCACACTTGAAAACGAATTGCGTACGGCCATTGAACGTGAGGATTTTTTCCTTTGTTATCAACCACAAATCTACCTTAAAACGGGTGAAATTGTAGGGCTTGAAGCATTAATTCGTTGGGAACATCCTGAACTAGGATTGGTTTCACCAGCTGACTTTATTCCGATTGCGGAAAAGTCAGAATTGATTCTATTAATTGGGGAGTGGGTTCTGAAAACGGCTTGTCTTCAAATTCGCACGTGGCAGGAGAAAGGGCTTCGGCCTTTGAAACTATCGATTAATTTTTCAGCAAAGCAGTTTCAGCAGCCAGATATCATCAACAAAATAAACCATGTAGTGACAGAAACAAAGATAGACCCACAACAGTTGGTGATTGAAGTGACTGAATTAGCTGCTCTTAGTGATGATGAGGAAGTATTTTCTGCGTTCCATACACTTTTGAATATGGGGATCAAAGTCAATATCGATGATTTTGGGACGGGCTATTGTTCATTCGATTATTTGAAGAGATTTCCGATTAGCAAGCTGAAAATAGATAAATCGTTTATTCGAAATATTGACCGTGACAAGGAAAATCAAGCAATTACTGAGGCGATCATTAATATGAGTCACGGATTAGGTCTTAGAGTCATCGCTGAAGGTATTGAGACTGCAGAAGAGATGGATTACTTAAAGAAACTAGGGTGTGACGAAGGTCAAGGCTTTTATTTCAGTAGACCCAAACGAGGAGGAGATATTCAAGAAAAGTTACGGTATGAATAA
- a CDS encoding copper amine oxidase N-terminal domain-containing protein yields the protein MNILKLALLSLTLFCILNVSDSRAHAYSDVSIYIENDEKQYYNNEGVIENGTTLVPLRGIFESLGATVQWNQKEKTIDAAKGDTTVWLKIGSNTAKVNGKEVNISVPAQVREGRTFVPLRFISQSLGEAVHWEGSTRTVSVGGDGTGNIESSAWLGQYYNLGYTGTGMTTELYVHQKNSNAISFVSQTGYRYDPTGGQLAGYQMPWEFNEYDGEAQLTSADTASFSSGSCEATLELVDESIRVHEISEEGSCDFTGFGIYFGGEYSAYTKK from the coding sequence ATGAATATTTTGAAGCTCGCTTTACTTAGCTTAACACTATTTTGTATTTTAAATGTTAGTGATAGTCGTGCTCATGCATATAGTGATGTTTCTATCTACATAGAAAATGATGAAAAGCAATATTACAACAATGAAGGTGTCATTGAAAATGGCACGACCTTAGTGCCGTTAAGAGGGATTTTTGAATCATTAGGTGCAACGGTTCAATGGAATCAAAAAGAAAAAACCATTGATGCTGCAAAAGGTGACACAACGGTGTGGTTGAAAATAGGATCTAATACAGCAAAAGTAAATGGAAAAGAAGTGAACATTTCTGTTCCGGCGCAAGTGAGGGAAGGACGTACGTTTGTTCCTCTTCGTTTCATTAGTCAATCGTTAGGGGAGGCCGTACATTGGGAAGGTTCCACAAGAACTGTAAGCGTTGGAGGAGATGGAACCGGGAACATAGAATCTTCAGCATGGTTAGGTCAATATTATAATTTAGGATATACAGGGACTGGTATGACTACGGAGTTATATGTGCATCAAAAAAATTCGAACGCAATATCGTTTGTATCACAAACTGGTTACCGTTATGACCCTACCGGTGGTCAGTTAGCTGGTTATCAAATGCCTTGGGAATTTAATGAGTATGATGGAGAAGCCCAATTAACCTCTGCTGATACGGCATCTTTTAGTAGTGGAAGTTGTGAAGCTACATTGGAATTAGTTGATGAATCGATTCGTGTTCATGAAATATCAGAAGAGGGTAGTTGTGATTTTACAGGGTTTGGTATATATTTTGGCGGTGAATATTCTGCTTATACTAAAAAGTAA
- the pflA gene encoding pyruvate formate-lyase-activating protein → MKGFVHSIESCGTVDGPGLRYIVFLQGCLLRCKFCHNADTWEIGSGQEMTTDEIISDLKSYLPFMKASNGGITVSGGEPLLQIDFLIELFKACKQLGIHTTLDTSAGCYSTNDAFQQKLTELLSVTDLILLDLKHIDETKHKRLTGKTNEHILQFARLLSERGVPVWIRHVLVPTINDNPVDLERLRQFILTLKNVDKIEVLPYHKLGVYKWEALGLTYPLHHIEPPSEDSIRYATDVLTGASSPNKQPVSMLE, encoded by the coding sequence ATCAAAGGGTTTGTACACTCTATAGAATCTTGTGGTACCGTCGATGGTCCTGGGTTACGATATATCGTTTTTTTACAGGGGTGTCTATTGCGGTGTAAATTTTGCCACAATGCAGATACATGGGAAATTGGTTCAGGTCAAGAGATGACTACTGATGAGATTATTTCAGACTTAAAAAGCTACCTCCCATTTATGAAAGCTTCCAATGGCGGCATTACTGTTAGTGGCGGTGAGCCTTTGTTACAGATTGACTTTTTAATCGAATTATTTAAGGCATGCAAACAACTCGGCATTCATACAACCCTTGATACATCCGCTGGGTGCTATTCAACGAATGATGCTTTCCAACAAAAACTTACCGAATTATTAAGCGTTACTGATTTAATTTTACTTGACCTTAAACATATTGATGAAACAAAACATAAAAGACTAACAGGCAAAACAAATGAGCATATCTTACAGTTTGCCCGCCTGTTATCTGAAAGAGGCGTTCCTGTTTGGATCCGTCACGTCCTCGTCCCAACAATTAACGACAATCCCGTTGATTTAGAACGATTACGTCAATTCATCCTAACACTTAAAAATGTCGATAAAATTGAAGTCTTACCATATCATAAACTTGGTGTTTACAAATGGGAGGCACTGGGGTTGACCTACCCTTTACACCACATTGAACCTCCAAGTGAAGATAGTATCCGTTATGCAACCGATGTACTAACAGGAGCTAGCAGCCCGAACAAACAGCCTGTTTCAATGTTAGAGTAA
- the pflB gene encoding formate C-acetyltransferase, producing the protein MKQWRNFNQGKWQSEINVRDFILNNISVYEGNESFLESATEETNALWDKVMELTKEERERGGVLDMDTEIVSTITSHKAGYLNKETEKVVGFQTDKPFKRSLQPFGGIRMADQACASYGFELDQEVRKIFTDYRKTHNAGVFDAYTDEMKAARRAGIITGLPDAYGRGRIIGDYRRVALYGVDRLIREKQKDLSETGTRMMSEEIIRLREEISEQIRSLHELIEMAKSYGFDISQPAETAQEAFQWLYFAYLAAIKEQNGAAMSLGRTSTFLDIYIERDLANGVITEKEVQELVDHFVMKLRLVKFARTPDYNELFSGDPTWVTESIAGMALDGRPLVTKNSYRFLHTLDNLGPAPEPNLTVLWSSQLPDTFKQYCAKMSIKTSSIQYENDDLMREEYGDDYGIACCVSAMKIGKQMQFFGARANLAKTLLYAINGGKDEISKTQVAPEFAPITSEVLDYDVVIRKFDQMMDWLAELYLNTLNIIHYMHDKYSYERVEMALHDTNVLRTMATGIAGLSVVADSLSAIKHANVKTIRDEDGLVVDFEVEGDFPTYGNNDDRVDQLAVQLVESFMAKLRKHKTYRDAVHTTSILTITSNVVYGKKTGNTPDGRRAGEPFAPGANPLHGRDKKGALASLSSVAKLPYVSSQDGISNTFSIVPKALGKEEPTQVENLAAILDGYTEKLGHHLNINVFNRETLMDAMDHPEKYPQLTIRVSGYAVNFIKLTREQQIDVINRTFHASL; encoded by the coding sequence ATGAAACAATGGCGTAATTTTAACCAAGGGAAATGGCAAAGTGAAATCAATGTGAGAGATTTTATTTTAAATAATATAAGTGTTTATGAGGGAAATGAATCATTTTTAGAAAGTGCGACTGAAGAAACAAATGCACTTTGGGACAAAGTCATGGAGCTTACAAAAGAAGAGCGCGAACGCGGTGGCGTGCTTGATATGGATACAGAAATTGTTTCGACAATTACATCCCATAAAGCTGGGTATTTAAATAAAGAAACAGAAAAGGTCGTTGGTTTTCAAACCGATAAACCATTTAAGCGTTCACTTCAACCGTTTGGTGGTATCCGAATGGCAGACCAAGCGTGTGCATCTTATGGGTTTGAACTTGACCAAGAAGTTAGAAAGATCTTCACAGATTATCGTAAAACCCACAATGCCGGTGTCTTTGATGCCTATACCGATGAAATGAAAGCTGCACGCCGTGCCGGTATTATAACTGGATTACCTGATGCCTATGGACGCGGTAGAATTATCGGTGATTACCGTCGAGTCGCCCTCTACGGCGTTGATCGACTTATTCGTGAAAAGCAAAAGGACTTATCAGAAACCGGAACACGAATGATGTCTGAGGAAATCATCCGTCTTCGCGAAGAAATTTCTGAGCAAATCCGCTCACTACATGAACTAATAGAAATGGCAAAAAGTTATGGATTCGACATTTCACAGCCTGCCGAAACGGCCCAAGAAGCCTTTCAATGGTTATATTTCGCATATTTAGCAGCAATTAAAGAACAAAATGGAGCAGCAATGAGCTTAGGACGAACATCAACGTTTTTAGACATTTATATTGAACGCGATTTAGCGAACGGTGTGATCACTGAAAAAGAAGTTCAAGAACTCGTCGATCATTTTGTCATGAAGCTACGTTTAGTCAAATTTGCCCGAACACCTGACTACAATGAGTTATTTAGTGGAGATCCGACATGGGTAACAGAATCGATTGCAGGTATGGCACTTGATGGTCGTCCGCTTGTGACGAAAAACTCTTATCGTTTCTTGCATACACTAGACAACTTAGGCCCTGCTCCCGAACCGAATCTAACGGTGTTATGGTCAAGTCAATTGCCCGATACATTCAAACAATACTGTGCAAAAATGTCAATTAAAACAAGTTCAATCCAATATGAAAATGATGATTTAATGCGTGAGGAATATGGTGATGATTATGGGATCGCCTGCTGTGTATCAGCGATGAAAATCGGAAAGCAAATGCAGTTCTTCGGGGCACGTGCGAACCTAGCGAAAACATTATTATATGCGATTAACGGTGGAAAAGACGAAATTTCCAAAACGCAAGTTGCACCTGAGTTTGCACCTATCACCTCAGAAGTGCTTGATTATGACGTGGTTATCCGTAAGTTCGATCAAATGATGGACTGGTTAGCTGAGCTGTACTTGAATACGCTAAACATCATTCACTACATGCACGATAAATACTCCTATGAGCGTGTTGAAATGGCGTTACATGATACCAATGTATTGCGGACAATGGCTACCGGAATTGCTGGGCTATCCGTCGTTGCCGATTCATTAAGTGCAATTAAACATGCGAATGTAAAAACAATTCGAGATGAAGATGGTCTCGTTGTTGACTTCGAAGTTGAAGGAGACTTCCCTACGTACGGAAATAATGATGACCGCGTTGACCAATTAGCCGTTCAGCTTGTTGAGTCATTTATGGCAAAGTTAAGAAAGCATAAAACGTACCGTGATGCCGTTCATACGACTTCGATTTTAACGATTACGTCAAACGTCGTTTATGGTAAGAAAACAGGCAATACCCCTGATGGCAGACGTGCCGGTGAGCCATTTGCACCGGGTGCAAACCCACTGCATGGTAGAGACAAAAAAGGAGCCCTTGCATCACTAAGCTCAGTTGCCAAATTACCATATGTATCATCACAAGATGGCATTTCAAATACGTTTTCAATCGTTCCTAAAGCATTAGGAAAAGAGGAACCAACACAAGTCGAAAATCTCGCTGCAATCCTTGACGGATATACTGAAAAATTAGGGCACCACTTAAACATCAATGTCTTTAACCGAGAAACGCTAATGGATGCGATGGACCACCCCGAAAAATATCCTCAATTAACCATTCGCGTATCTGGTTACGCTGTAAACTTTATCAAACTAACAAGAGAGCAACAGATTGATGTCATCAACCGTACGTTCCATGCCAGCCTTTAA
- a CDS encoding acyl-CoA thioesterase, protein MKESKAMKESRAIKVSIVLPPDTNNHRTLFGGKLMSYIDDVAAIAATRHARKDVVTASTDSIDFLNPIKEGHAVCLEAFVTWTHKTSMEVFVKAIGEDLLTGERSVCAVSFLTFVAVDENMRPVQVSKVIPETPEEKKLHEGAEARAEVRRKRRGETVELANEFGVIKPWD, encoded by the coding sequence ATGAAAGAATCAAAAGCAATGAAGGAATCACGGGCGATCAAAGTTAGTATTGTCCTACCACCTGATACCAATAATCACCGAACATTGTTTGGTGGTAAGCTCATGTCTTATATTGATGATGTCGCAGCGATTGCAGCAACTAGGCATGCAAGAAAGGATGTCGTTACAGCTTCAACGGATTCAATTGATTTCTTAAACCCAATTAAAGAAGGACATGCGGTTTGTCTTGAAGCATTTGTGACGTGGACCCACAAAACGTCAATGGAGGTTTTCGTTAAGGCGATCGGTGAGGATTTATTAACAGGTGAGCGAAGTGTTTGTGCGGTGTCCTTCTTAACATTTGTAGCCGTGGATGAAAACATGAGGCCGGTTCAAGTTTCAAAAGTTATCCCAGAAACACCAGAAGAAAAGAAGCTACATGAAGGGGCTGAAGCAAGAGCAGAGGTAAGAAGGAAACGAAGAGGGGAAACAGTAGAATTGGCTAATGAATTTGGGGTTATCAAACCATGGGATTGA
- a CDS encoding histidine phosphatase family protein — MSLLASEITQHTYQKPIHSNNNLYPRYTDQEFYHRPINDDQTIGTSSSHVDNQNSSLINPTKMTRSFLEHLRQGSYIFYARHAEATAGEDSTFMNIQDCSTQRNLSERGRNQARTYGEIFARSNIPVTLFIFSSPLCRTIETAQLAFGPNNVQVDPFWLNFYQLSGQLHPTKQANILNTLHLVLETPPPAGINKVIIAHSFPPGVGLGRMPNMGTIVVRPRGQGRGYEVVGQLTLDHFEGLLDE; from the coding sequence ATGAGTTTACTAGCTTCAGAAATCACCCAACATACCTATCAGAAGCCAATTCATTCTAATAACAATCTATACCCTCGATATACAGATCAAGAATTTTATCACCGACCGATCAATGACGATCAGACTATTGGTACTTCAAGCTCACATGTTGATAATCAAAACAGTTCTCTCATAAACCCTACAAAAATGACACGATCATTCCTAGAACACCTCCGTCAAGGTAGCTATATCTTTTATGCTAGACACGCAGAAGCGACCGCTGGGGAAGATTCCACATTCATGAATATTCAGGATTGTTCCACACAAAGAAACCTCTCTGAGAGAGGAAGAAACCAAGCCAGAACATACGGTGAAATTTTCGCTAGATCAAATATCCCTGTAACACTTTTCATTTTCAGCAGTCCGTTATGTCGAACGATCGAAACCGCACAACTTGCATTCGGCCCTAACAATGTGCAAGTTGATCCATTTTGGTTAAACTTTTATCAATTAAGTGGACAGTTACACCCGACAAAACAAGCAAACATCTTAAATACCCTACACTTAGTGTTAGAGACACCACCTCCTGCAGGAATCAATAAAGTGATTATTGCCCATAGTTTTCCACCTGGGGTTGGTTTAGGGCGAATGCCGAACATGGGAACAATCGTTGTAAGACCTCGTGGGCAAGGCCGAGGATACGAGGTTGTTGGTCAGTTAACATTAGATCATTTTGAAGGTTTACTTGATGAATAA
- a CDS encoding methyl-accepting chemotaxis protein, whose translation MNESSGKSSELAKNSQQSLQDISEQISTIQEESKGTATLVRGLNDKMKEIEKVVDIIKDIADQTNLLALNASIEAARAGEHGKGFSVVAGEVRKLAEHSIKATSNIGDIISAVNKDVQFVVDSMTDDREEINEGGKMFFSVHESLDQVLDQLKGFSGDIDKIAATMEELTASSQEIAGMMQESKRTIDKNEQYFDAYKDIQDEIDETIDSGNQHVDKLVRFAKKLEDEMDNLDK comes from the coding sequence GTGAATGAGAGTTCAGGAAAGTCGAGTGAGTTAGCAAAAAACAGTCAACAATCCTTACAGGACATTTCTGAGCAGATTAGCACGATACAAGAGGAATCAAAAGGGACTGCAACTCTTGTTCGAGGGTTAAATGACAAAATGAAAGAAATTGAAAAAGTCGTTGACATTATAAAAGATATTGCGGATCAAACCAACTTGTTAGCGTTAAATGCAAGTATTGAAGCTGCAAGAGCTGGAGAGCATGGCAAAGGCTTTTCGGTTGTTGCAGGTGAGGTGCGTAAGCTGGCTGAACATTCGATTAAAGCCACTAGTAATATTGGAGATATCATTTCAGCTGTAAATAAAGATGTCCAATTTGTCGTTGATTCGATGACCGATGATCGTGAAGAGATTAATGAAGGTGGAAAAATGTTTTTTTCTGTCCATGAAAGTTTGGACCAGGTGTTAGATCAGTTAAAGGGCTTTTCTGGAGATATAGATAAGATTGCAGCGACGATGGAGGAGTTAACGGCTAGTAGTCAAGAAATCGCAGGTATGATGCAGGAGTCGAAGAGAACGATCGATAAGAATGAACAATACTTTGATGCGTATAAAGACATTCAAGATGAAATAGATGAGACCATTGATTCAGGGAACCAACACGTAGACAAGCTAGTGCGGTTTGCAAAAAAGCTTGAAGATGAAATGGATAACCTAGATAAATAA
- a CDS encoding hotdog fold thioesterase produces the protein MGSTIVDALGIKIMEVTEEKVVATMPVHDATRQPYGILHGGASVVLAESVASIGTWNLIDQDTQVAVGLEINANHIRSKREGVVTAVASPFHRGRTTMVWDIQIKDEEEKLICVSRCTVAVISKE, from the coding sequence ATGGGAAGTACGATTGTTGATGCACTCGGGATTAAGATTATGGAAGTAACTGAGGAAAAAGTAGTTGCAACAATGCCTGTTCATGATGCGACAAGACAGCCATATGGGATTCTTCATGGCGGTGCATCTGTTGTACTGGCGGAATCTGTTGCAAGTATTGGGACTTGGAATTTAATTGATCAGGATACCCAAGTAGCTGTCGGTTTAGAAATTAATGCTAATCATATTCGCAGCAAAAGAGAGGGGGTCGTAACTGCCGTTGCTTCACCGTTTCATCGTGGCAGAACGACAATGGTGTGGGACATACAAATCAAAGATGAAGAAGAGAAGTTAATTTGTGTCTCACGTTGTACAGTTGCAGTTATAAGTAAGGAATAA
- a CDS encoding YwbE family protein, with protein MPGTKRANIKPGIKVKVVQKQDQRSGKLTEGIVSTILTNSATHPHGIKVRLESGIVGRVKEIMSN; from the coding sequence ATGCCAGGAACAAAGCGAGCTAATATTAAGCCAGGGATCAAAGTCAAGGTCGTTCAAAAACAAGATCAACGCTCTGGAAAGCTAACAGAAGGTATCGTATCAACGATTCTTACTAATTCTGCTACACACCCACATGGGATCAAGGTTAGGTTAGAAAGTGGGATTGTAGGTAGAGTCAAAGAAATCATGAGCAACTAA
- a CDS encoding zinc-binding dehydrogenase yields MKAIVHESKTGMKGLSCREVKTPQPKRGEVRVSLKAAGLNHRDLFVLKRHQPTDPPLIIGSDGAGVVDAVGEGVTDVKIGDEVVINPGLGWKETSDAPPKEFEILGLPDDGTFAEQVIIPAGNVVQKPEHLSWEEAGVLSLAALTAYRVLFTRARIQADMKVLIPGIGSGVATFLLQFAKAVGATVYVTSRSSEKCKMALELGADKAIDSHEDWDQALVGEKVDLLIECVGAATFDKSLQQVRPGGTVVTFGASAGDEVKLNLRQFFYGQFNLLGSTMGSAEEYQQMLEFINKHQIKPVVDHVYSLNDFQQAFERLESASQIGKIAFRI; encoded by the coding sequence ATGAAGGCGATTGTACATGAGTCAAAAACGGGGATGAAAGGGCTTTCTTGTCGTGAGGTTAAAACCCCACAACCAAAACGGGGTGAAGTGCGTGTTTCACTAAAGGCAGCAGGCTTAAATCATCGTGATCTGTTTGTACTTAAGCGTCATCAACCGACTGACCCTCCTCTTATCATTGGTTCGGACGGTGCCGGGGTTGTGGATGCTGTTGGTGAAGGTGTAACAGATGTCAAAATCGGTGATGAAGTGGTGATTAACCCTGGCCTTGGTTGGAAGGAGACAAGTGATGCCCCTCCCAAAGAATTCGAAATCCTCGGTCTTCCTGATGATGGGACCTTTGCTGAACAGGTGATTATTCCTGCGGGAAATGTCGTGCAAAAACCAGAGCATTTATCTTGGGAGGAAGCTGGTGTTTTATCTCTTGCGGCATTGACAGCGTATCGGGTGTTGTTTACAAGAGCTCGCATTCAAGCAGATATGAAAGTGCTTATTCCTGGGATTGGTAGTGGTGTTGCGACGTTTTTGCTACAATTTGCAAAAGCAGTAGGGGCAACGGTGTATGTGACGTCTCGTTCGTCGGAAAAGTGTAAAATGGCACTTGAGCTTGGTGCAGATAAAGCGATCGATAGTCATGAGGACTGGGATCAAGCACTTGTTGGTGAAAAGGTGGACCTTCTGATTGAGTGTGTAGGTGCAGCTACATTTGATAAATCATTACAACAAGTACGACCTGGGGGGACTGTCGTCACATTCGGGGCATCAGCAGGAGATGAGGTTAAGCTTAACCTCCGTCAGTTCTTTTACGGACAGTTTAATCTTCTCGGATCGACGATGGGTAGTGCAGAAGAATATCAACAGATGCTTGAATTTATCAACAAACATCAAATCAAGCCCGTAGTAGATCACGTCTATTCTCTGAACGATTTTCAGCAAGCGTTTGAACGACTAGAGTCCGCTTCGCAGATTGGAAAGATTGCTTTTCGTATATAG
- a CDS encoding FMN-dependent NADH-azoreductase, with protein sequence MTQVLYITAHPNDETQSYSMATGKAFINTYKEQNPDHEVVHIDLYQTDIPYIDVDVFNGWGKLRSGQDFDQLSAEEKTKVSRLSELCEQFISADKYIFVTPLWNFSFPPLVKAYIDAIAVAGKTFKYTEEGPVGLLTDKKALHIQARGGIYSEGPAAQMEMGHRFLDVIMQFFGVPSFEGLFVEGHNAMPEKAEEIKANAIARAKDLAQTF encoded by the coding sequence ATGACACAAGTATTGTACATTACAGCACATCCAAATGACGAGACTCAATCCTATAGTATGGCAACAGGCAAAGCTTTTATTAATACGTATAAGGAGCAGAATCCTGACCACGAAGTCGTGCATATTGACCTCTATCAAACAGATATTCCTTATATTGATGTCGACGTGTTTAATGGCTGGGGGAAACTTCGATCCGGACAAGACTTTGACCAACTTTCAGCGGAAGAAAAAACAAAGGTTTCACGCCTTTCAGAACTATGCGAGCAATTTATTTCCGCAGATAAATACATTTTTGTTACACCATTATGGAACTTTTCATTCCCGCCACTTGTCAAAGCGTACATTGATGCCATTGCTGTTGCTGGGAAAACATTCAAATATACAGAAGAAGGTCCAGTTGGCCTCTTAACCGATAAAAAAGCCTTACATATTCAAGCGCGAGGCGGTATTTATTCAGAAGGGCCAGCAGCTCAAATGGAAATGGGGCATCGTTTTCTTGACGTTATTATGCAATTCTTTGGGGTCCCTTCGTTTGAAGGATTATTTGTGGAAGGTCATAATGCTATGCCTGAAAAGGCTGAAGAGATCAAAGCAAATGCGATCGCCCGAGCCAAAGATCTCGCACAAACATTTTAA
- a CDS encoding aspartyl-phosphate phosphatase Spo0E family protein — protein MKQQQLVKEIDVVREQLIYYGMKYGLKADKTVQYSQYLDTLLNQYEELKIKKQVTSS, from the coding sequence ATGAAGCAGCAACAGTTGGTGAAAGAAATAGATGTTGTGAGAGAACAGTTGATTTATTATGGGATGAAATATGGATTGAAAGCCGATAAAACAGTCCAATATAGCCAATATTTAGATACACTCTTAAATCAATATGAAGAATTAAAAATAAAAAAACAAGTGACCTCATCTTAA